A window of the Eleutherodactylus coqui strain aEleCoq1 chromosome 8, aEleCoq1.hap1, whole genome shotgun sequence genome harbors these coding sequences:
- the LOC136577745 gene encoding histone H2B 1.1, translated as MPDPAKSAPAPKKGSKKAVTKTQKKDGKKRRKTRKESYAIYVYKVLKQVHPDTGISSKAMGIMNSFVNDIFERIAGEASRLAHYNKRSTITSREIQTAVRLLLPGELAKHAVSEGTKAVTKYTSAK; from the coding sequence ATGCCTGATCCCGCCAAGTCTGCTCCAGCACCCAAGAAGGGCTCCAAGAAAGCCGTGACCAAGACTCAGAAGAAGGACGGCAAGAAGCGTAGGAAGACCAGGAAGGAGAGCTATGCCATCTACGTGTACAAGGTGCTGAAGCAGGTCCACCCTGACACCGGCATCTCCTCCAAGGCCATGGGCATCATGAACTCCTTCGTCAACGACATCTTCGAGCGCATCGCAGGGGAAGCCTCCCGCCTGGCTCACTACAACAAGCGCTCCACCATCACCTCCCGGGAGATCCAGACCGCCGTGCGCCTGCTGCTGCCCGGAGAGCTGGCCAAGCACGCCGTGTCCGAGGGCACCAAGGCCGTCACCAAGTACACCAGCGCCAAGTAA
- the LOC136577747 gene encoding histone H1B-like, with the protein MAETAPAAAPPPAAEPAAKSKKQPKKSAAGGAKKSKKSSGPGVSELIVRAVSASKERSGVSLAALKKALAAGGYDVEKNNSRLKLAVKSLVTKGSLLQVKGSGASGSFKLNKKQETKDKPAKKKPASAAKPKKPAGAKKAAKSPKKPKKAPAKSPKKAKKPAAAAAKKVAKSPKKASKPKAAPKPKKVTKSPAKKVAKPKAAKSPAKKAVKAKRSAAKK; encoded by the coding sequence ATGgcagaaaccgcgccagccgccgCTCCTCCTCCTGCCGCCGAGCCGGCTGCCAAATCCAAGAAGCAGCCGAAGAAATCCGCCGCAGGGGGCGCCAAGAAAAGCAAGAAGTCCTCCGGTCCCGGCGTGTCGGAGCTGATCGTCAGAGCCGTGTCCGCCTCTAAAGAGCGCAGCGGCGTGTCTCTAGCCGCCCTGAAGAAGGCTCTGGCTGCCGGAGGGTACGATGTAGAGAAGAATAACAGCCGCCTGAAGCTGGCCGTCAAGTCTCTGGTCACCAAGGGCAGCCTGCTCCAGGTGAAAGGCAGCGGCGCCTCCGGCTCCTTCAAGCTGAACAAGAAGCAGGAGACTAAGGACAAGCCGGCCAAAAAGAAGCCAGCGTCTGCGGCCAAGCCCAAGAAGCCCGCTGGAGCCAAGAAAGCGGCGAAATCTCCTAAGAAGCCCAAGAAGGCTCCGGCCAAAAGCccgaaaaaagcaaagaaacctGCAGCGGCCGCCGCCAAGAAAGTGGCCAAGAGCCCGAAGAAAGCCTCAAAGCCGAAGGCCGCCCCAAAGCCCAAGAAGGTGACGAAGAGTCCGGCTAAGAAGGTGGCCAAACCCAAAGCTGCCAAGAGTCCGGCTAAGAAGGCTGTTAAAGCCAAGAGGAGTGCGGCTAAGAAATAA
- the LOC136577746 gene encoding histone H3 has product MARTKQTARKSTGGKAPRKQLATKAARKSAPATGGVKKPHRYRPGTVALREIRRYQKSTELLIRKLPFQRLVREIAQDFKTDLRFQSSAVMALQEASEAYLVGLFEDTNLCAIHAKRVTIMPKDIQLARRIRGERA; this is encoded by the coding sequence ATGGCCAGAACCAAGCAGACCGCTCGTAAATCCACCGGAGGGAAAGCTCCCCGCAAGCAGCTGGCTACGAAGGCCGCCAGGAAGAGCGCTCCTGCCACCGGCGGAGTGAAGAAGCCTCACCGCTACCGTCCAGGTACagtggctctccgtgaaatccgtCGCTACCAGAAGTCCACCGAGCTGCTGATCCGTAAGCTTCCCTTCCAGCGCCTGGTGAGAGAGATCGCCCAGGACTTCAAGACTGACCTGCGCTTCCAGAGCTCAGCGGTCATGGCCCTGCAGGAGGCCAGCGAGGCTTACCTGGTAGGACTGTTCGAGGACACCAATCTGTGCGCCATCCACGCCAAGCGGGTCACCATTATGCCCAAAGACATCCAGCTGGCCCGCAGGATTCGCGGAGAGAGGGCTTAG
- the LOC136577744 gene encoding histone H2A type 1-like: protein MMSGRGKQGGKVRAKAKTRSSRAGLQFPVGRVHRLLRKGNYAERVGAGAPVYLAAVLEYLTAEILELAGNAARDNKKTRIIPRHLQLAVRNDEELNKLLGGVTIAQGGVLPNIQAVLLPKKTESSKTSKSK, encoded by the coding sequence ATGATGTCTGGACGCGGCAAACAAGGAGGCAAAGTCCGTGCTAAGGCCAAGACTCGCTCATCCCGGGCAGGACTGCAGTTCCCTGTCGGCCGTGTACACAGGCTTCTCCGCAAGGGCAACTACGCTGAGAGGGTGGGCGCCGGCGCTCCGGTCTATCTGGCAGCAGTGCTAGAGTATCTGACCGCTGAGATCCTGGAATTGGCTGGCAATGCCGCCCGGGACAACAAGAAGACCCGTATCATCCCCCGTCACCTTCAGCTGGCTGTGCGCAACGACGAGGAGCTGAACAAGCTGCTCGGTGGGGTGACCATCGCCCAGGGAGGCGTCCTGCCCAACATCCAAGCCGTGCTGCTGCCCAAGAAGACCGAGAGCAGCAAGACGAGCAAGAGCAAGTGA